Genomic window (Mycolicibacterium smegmatis):
TCCCCCGCTTCGGGGCAGATGTCGGAGGCGTCCAGCACGGTGACGCCGGGCAGTTCGAGTCCGTCGATCAGGCCGCGGTGTTCGGCGTCGGTGATCAGCAACTGGCAGTCGACGCGGGCGATGTCACGTGCCAGGCCCTCGCCGCGGCGGGTGGTGTTGATGCCGCACAGCACGTAGCCGCCGAGTGCGGCCGCGGCCAGCGCGGTGAGCATCTGCGGGGTGTTGCCCAGCAGCACCCCCACGTGCAGCGGACGGCCGTGATCGGCACGGGAGATCAGGAAGCGGGCCTGCGCCGCGGCTTCGGCGATGTGCTCGCGCCACGTCCACGTGCGATCGCCGTACTTCACCGCGACGGTGTCCTGCTCGGCGCGTGAGCGGAGCAATTGCTGCAGCGTATCGGCCATCCGGTGTAACCCCAGGAGCTAGTGGACAGATTGCGAAATCTGTCTAGCACGGTTATGTCGCCGCCCGTTGGCGTTTGACCTTGGCAGAATCGGTGGGGCATCGCCGAACACTGCCCGAGCCCCACGACACCGAGGTCGCCGCACTTGACCAACGCCACCGCACCGCGCAGCGTCCGTGATCGACTCATCGACGCGGCTGAGACCTGTCTGCGGGCCAAAGGAATTCGCGCGACCACGGTTTCCGAGGTGGCCGAGGCCGCCGGGGTGTCACGCGGGTGGCTCTACCGGCATTTTCCCGACAAGGTCTCGCTGCTCGGCGCGGCGATCGTGCGTCTCAACGATGCGTACTGGTCGGACGCGCACGCGTTTCTCGCGGCGTACGACGGCCTCGACGAGAAGATCGCCGCAGGGATCCGGTACGGCAGGACGGCCTACGACGATCCGGGCGCGCTCCTGATGAAACTGCGCCTCGACGAACCCGAGGAGTTCGCGGCGTGCGCGGGCGCGGGCGTGCAGGGCCTGGTCCCCGATCTGGCGGCGTTCTGGACGCGGTATCTGCTCGCCGCGCGCGACACCGGCGAGATCCATCCGAACACCGATATCGCCGAGGCTGCGGAATGGGTTGCGCGCGTGGTCATCTCCTTCGCGACGGTGCCCGGCGAGCAGCTCGACGCGAGTGATACCGGCGCCGTGCTGACCCACCTGCGCCGCTACGTCATGCCGGGGCTGCGCGCCGAACCGGCGAGCTGATCCTCAAAAGCACGAAACCCCCGCCGAAGCGGGGGTTTCGTGTGAGCCGTCGGATCAGTCGACGTCCATCGAGCCGGGGGCCGTCTTGGACACCTGGACCAGGAACTCGTAGTTGGTCTTGGTCTTGCGCAGCTGGCTGATCAGCAGGTCGATGGCCTGGTGGGAATCCAGCCCGCTCAACACGCGACGCAGCTTGTGCACGATCGCGAACTCGTCCGGGGACAGCAGCAGCTCGTCCTTGCGGGTGCCGGACGGGTTGACGTCGACGGCCGGGAACACCCGGCGCTCGGCGATCTTGCGGTCCAGCTTGAGCTCGGCGTTACCGGTGCCCTTGAACTCCTCGAAGATGACGGTGTCACCGGTCGACCCGGTCTCGACCATGGCGGTCGCGATGATGGTCAACGAGCCGCCGTGCTCGATGTTGCGGGCGGCGCCGAGGAAGCGCTTGGGCGGGTACAGCGCGGTGGAGTCGACACCACCGGACAGGATGCGGCCCGACGCGGGCGAGGCGTTGTTGTACGCACGGCCCAGGCGGGTGATCGAGTCCAGCAGCACCACGACGTCCTTGCCCTGCTCCACGAGGCGCTTGGCGCGCTCGATGGCCAGCTCGGCGGCCTGCGTGTGATCTGACGGCGGGCGGTCGAACGTCGAGGCGATGACCTCGCCCTTCACCGACCGCTGCATGTCGGTCACCTCTTCGGGCCGCTCGTCGACGAGCACGACCATCAGGTGGCATTCGGGATTGTTGCGGGTGATCGCGTTGGCGATGTCCTGCAGGATCGTGGTCTTACCGGCCTTGGGCGGCGACACGATCAGGGCGCGCTGCCCCTTGCCGATCGGCATGATCAGGTCGATCACACGCGTCGAGAGGCGCTCGGGGCTGGTCTCCAGCCGCAGCCGCTCGTTCGGGTACAGCGGCGTGAGCTTGCCGAACTCGGGGCGCTTCTTGGCGTCCTCGACCGAGCCGCCGTTGACGGTGTCCAGACGCACCAGCGGGTTGAACTTCTGGCGCTGGTTCTGGCCGCCGCTGTCGCCTTCACGCGGCACGCGCACGGCACCGGTCACGGCGTCGCCGCGGCGCAGGCCGTTCTTGCGCACCATGTTCATCGAGACGTACACGTCGTTCGGCCCGGCCAGGTAGCCCGAGGTCCGCACGAACGCGTAGTTGTCCAGGACGTCGAGGATGCCCGCGACGGGCTGCACGACGTCGTCCTCGCGCAGTTCGGTGTCGTTGCCACCCTCGCCGCCGCGCTCACCGCGCCTGCGGCGGTCACGGAACCGGCGGCCGCGACGGCCCTGGCGGCCCTCGCCGTCGTCGTCGGAATCGGCGTTGTTGCCCGAACCGCCACCGCGGTTCTGCTGGCCGCCGCCCTGCTGGTCCTGGTCACGCTCGGAACGGTCCTGCTTGCCCTGGTCCTGCTTGCCGTCCTGGCCGTCCTTCTCGCCACGGTCGGAGCGGTCCTGCCTGCCGGAACGCTCACGGCGCTGACGGGGCTGGGACTCCTGGGACTCGCCGGCCTCGGGTGCCTCGGCAGCCTTGGTCTGGGCTTCTTTGGCGGGCTTGTCGGCCTTTTCGGCGCGTTCGGTCTTGGCTTCGGCAGGAGCTTCGGCCTTGGCTTCGGGCTGCGCCTCGGTCTTGGCCTCGGGCTGCGCCTCGGTCTTGGCCTCAGACTTGGCCTCAGCCTTTTCGCCGGCCTCACCCTTCTCGGCGACAGGAGCGCCGGCCTGGCGGGTGGAAGCACGACGTTCGCGGCGACGCGGGGCGGGCGCCTCGGCGGCCTGCTCGCCGGTCTGGGCGTCGGCGGTCGCCGGGCTGCTGGCCTCAGCGGTCCGGCCGTTGGATTCGCCTCGGTGGGCGCGAATGGCGGCGATCAGCTCACTCTTGCGCAGACCGGACGCACCTTCAACACCGATTTCCTTGGCGAGTGCGCGCAGCTCCGGCAACACCATCGTCGAAAGCGACGCGGACCGGGCGCGCGGCGCGGTGTTCGATTTCACAGCACCCGACAAATCGCCAGTGTCGCTGGCATTGTCAGCTGTGAAGAGGTCCGTTTCAGTCACGGATTTCCTTTCTTTCCCCCGCTGATTTCGTCGGGCGAGGGCTCCCCAAAGGTCGATGCGCATTCAGCACGTCCGCTGAATGCGTGACTCACACCGTCGCCTGTGCAACGGCGATCGCCACGATCCGCGCCGCGATGCGGCGAACCATCAGTCCACGAGTAGAACACGAGAAGATTGGGTGGTCGTCCTGGTGTCGACGCAGGCGAGAACCCTGCGAGTGCTGGACGAGAGCGAGAATAGCCCTCTTCGGAGCAGGAATCAAGAAAAGTGGTGCTCCGCGTGTCCGCTCAGTTGCGGACGACCGCGCCGGCCGTCCAGCGCACTCCGGCGCCGACCGACATCTCCGTCACGGTGAACCCGTGGGCGGTGCCGTACTCGAGAGCTTCGGCGGGTAAACCGGACTGGGCGCTCAGACCCAGAACCGAGGGACCCGCGCCCGACAGCACCGCTGCGATGCCACAACGCCGCAGGATCGCGAGATATTCCGCCGAGGCGGGCATCGCCGCCGCGCGCTGCGGCTGGTGCAGGACGTCCTCCGTCGCTGCCATCAGCAGGTCGGGCCGCTCGGACAGCGCCACCACGAGCAGCGCCGCGCGGCTCAGGTTGAACCGGGCGTCGACGTGGCTGACCTGCTCGGGCAGCAGCACGCGGGTCTCGGCGGTCGACGACCGCTGCTGCGGCACCGCGGGGAACAGCCGGATGTCGGGGTGCAGCCGTACGGG
Coding sequences:
- a CDS encoding TetR/AcrR family transcriptional regulator, with amino-acid sequence MTNATAPRSVRDRLIDAAETCLRAKGIRATTVSEVAEAAGVSRGWLYRHFPDKVSLLGAAIVRLNDAYWSDAHAFLAAYDGLDEKIAAGIRYGRTAYDDPGALLMKLRLDEPEEFAACAGAGVQGLVPDLAAFWTRYLLAARDTGEIHPNTDIAEAAEWVARVVISFATVPGEQLDASDTGAVLTHLRRYVMPGLRAEPAS
- the rho gene encoding transcription termination factor Rho — protein: MTETDLFTADNASDTGDLSGAVKSNTAPRARSASLSTMVLPELRALAKEIGVEGASGLRKSELIAAIRAHRGESNGRTAEASSPATADAQTGEQAAEAPAPRRRERRASTRQAGAPVAEKGEAGEKAEAKSEAKTEAQPEAKTEAQPEAKAEAPAEAKTERAEKADKPAKEAQTKAAEAPEAGESQESQPRQRRERSGRQDRSDRGEKDGQDGKQDQGKQDRSERDQDQQGGGQQNRGGGSGNNADSDDDGEGRQGRRGRRFRDRRRRGERGGEGGNDTELREDDVVQPVAGILDVLDNYAFVRTSGYLAGPNDVYVSMNMVRKNGLRRGDAVTGAVRVPREGDSGGQNQRQKFNPLVRLDTVNGGSVEDAKKRPEFGKLTPLYPNERLRLETSPERLSTRVIDLIMPIGKGQRALIVSPPKAGKTTILQDIANAITRNNPECHLMVVLVDERPEEVTDMQRSVKGEVIASTFDRPPSDHTQAAELAIERAKRLVEQGKDVVVLLDSITRLGRAYNNASPASGRILSGGVDSTALYPPKRFLGAARNIEHGGSLTIIATAMVETGSTGDTVIFEEFKGTGNAELKLDRKIAERRVFPAVDVNPSGTRKDELLLSPDEFAIVHKLRRVLSGLDSHQAIDLLISQLRKTKTNYEFLVQVSKTAPGSMDVD